One genomic window of Leptotrichia shahii includes the following:
- a CDS encoding ClC family H(+)/Cl(-) exchange transporter: MAKDVLHELRDINSLKSRRNNVVLIFLCFVVGIFSGIIVGSYTLILKKMTIFREFFTINLGFPKIIIGVIVFILLGLAIQFMLSKYPLISGSGIPQVSGLLTKKVKFKWFGELITKFVGGILAIGAGMSMGREGPSVHLGALVGSGIKELAKRSEVEEKYLVTCGASAGISSTFNAPLAGVIFSLEEIHKFFSPLLLICVMVASGTSNFVSRMILGSHTSFQYNFILPKGIPYYVIALVTVVFCIVITITGKAFSYFLLLIQKYYKKINLNSYVKMSIFMVIAYTVAVFFSDVTGGGHELIEEMFGKNVMLKTIVIILLLKFFYTMLCYATSAPGGIFLPMLVIGALTGKVYGEVLNHYFSIPNEIIVHFMLLGMAAYFTAVVRAPITGITLILEMTGNFSYLYMLIVVCTITYIFTELLKMEPIYERLYLNMFQKQILEEKKDTYKIHKNDNRLEILEKWWKNKKFGIGVRPDVKDKIVTLLIPVGANSEFDNKLVKDLKLPENLLIVSVRKAGKDSIARGDTPIQSGNQLVIITDYETAQKYAGELRERGMKIIE; encoded by the coding sequence TTGGCAAAAGATGTTTTACATGAATTAAGGGATATAAATTCATTAAAATCAAGGAGAAATAATGTAGTATTGATTTTTCTGTGTTTCGTTGTGGGAATTTTTTCTGGAATTATTGTTGGAAGCTATACGTTAATATTAAAAAAAATGACAATTTTTAGAGAATTTTTTACTATAAATTTGGGATTTCCTAAAATAATTATCGGAGTAATAGTATTTATACTATTGGGACTGGCTATACAATTTATGCTTTCCAAATATCCATTAATTAGCGGAAGTGGAATTCCGCAAGTTAGCGGATTGCTTACAAAAAAAGTAAAATTTAAGTGGTTTGGAGAGTTAATTACAAAATTTGTAGGCGGGATATTGGCAATTGGGGCTGGAATGTCGATGGGACGTGAAGGGCCTTCGGTACATTTGGGCGCTTTGGTCGGGTCTGGAATAAAGGAACTTGCGAAGCGTTCAGAAGTTGAGGAAAAATATCTTGTAACTTGTGGAGCAAGTGCCGGTATTTCTTCAACATTTAATGCTCCACTTGCAGGAGTTATATTTTCACTTGAGGAAATCCATAAATTCTTTTCTCCGCTGCTATTAATTTGTGTTATGGTGGCAAGCGGTACTTCTAATTTTGTTTCTAGAATGATTTTAGGTTCACATACGTCTTTTCAATACAATTTTATATTGCCAAAAGGTATTCCATATTATGTAATTGCACTTGTAACAGTCGTTTTCTGCATTGTAATTACAATCACAGGAAAGGCATTTAGCTATTTTTTGCTGCTTATTCAAAAATATTATAAGAAGATAAATTTGAACAGTTATGTAAAGATGTCAATATTTATGGTAATAGCGTATACTGTTGCTGTATTTTTTAGTGATGTTACAGGTGGTGGACATGAACTTATAGAGGAAATGTTTGGAAAAAATGTAATGTTAAAAACGATTGTTATAATTTTATTATTAAAATTCTTTTACACAATGCTTTGCTATGCAACAAGCGCTCCAGGAGGAATCTTTCTTCCAATGCTTGTAATAGGGGCTTTGACAGGAAAAGTCTACGGTGAAGTGCTAAATCATTATTTTTCAATTCCAAATGAAATAATCGTGCATTTTATGTTGCTCGGAATGGCAGCTTATTTTACGGCAGTTGTGAGAGCTCCAATTACTGGAATTACGTTAATTTTGGAAATGACAGGTAACTTTTCATATTTGTATATGCTAATAGTTGTTTGCACAATAACTTATATTTTTACAGAACTATTAAAAATGGAACCAATTTATGAAAGGCTTTATCTGAATATGTTTCAAAAGCAAATCTTGGAAGAAAAAAAAGATACTTACAAAATTCATAAGAATGATAACAGGTTGGAAATTCTGGAAAAATGGTGGAAAAATAAAAAATTTGGAATTGGCGTAAGACCAGATGTAAAGGATAAGATTGTAACACTTTTGATTCCAGTAGGAGCAAATTCTGAATTTGACAATAAATTAGTAAAGGATCTTAAATTACCAGAAAATTTAT
- a CDS encoding FAD:protein FMN transferase yields MLEGAALLAIDEWGIIAENPEDEKEVLRNVNGMPTRITKYKHSGDKDNDLFEIKIKNMSYSTSNQKNTYLMINNEKYGHIISPKTGFPSQNKQVGVITKSAFFGDIISTGLYNQIPEGFYKIMERLSCEMEISGFLIDKFGKIHYFNMEKHF; encoded by the coding sequence ATGCTGGAGGGAGCAGCATTATTGGCTATTGATGAGTGGGGAATCATCGCTGAGAATCCTGAAGATGAAAAAGAGGTGTTAAGAAATGTAAATGGAATGCCTACTAGAATAACAAAATATAAGCACTCTGGAGATAAAGATAATGATTTGTTTGAAATAAAAATAAAAAATATGAGTTATTCAACTTCTAATCAAAAAAATACATATCTTATGATAAACAATGAAAAATATGGTCATATAATAAGTCCAAAAACTGGATTTCCATCTCAAAATAAGCAAGTTGGAGTAATTACAAAAAGTGCCTTTTTTGGAGATATTATTTCAACGGGGCTTTATAATCAGATTCCAGAAGGATTTTATAAAATTATGGAAAGGTTATCTTGTGAAATGGAAATTTCAGGATTTTTAATTGATAAGTTTGGGAAAATACATTATTTTAATATGGAGAAACATTTTTAG
- a CDS encoding FAD:protein FMN transferase has translation MMYKVQVRFLFHSDIKIKIPEIYNDSIFDDLFGILEDVNRKYNSYSENSYIDKINKNSGHFVKVDLQTIEILRKIIYLSKIIGGEYDITIMPLIRLWGFYKQNPVLPCFEEIKKAKKLIDYKKIIVDRKRSRIKIGKNQEIITGSFIKAYAIEKMVNRMREMGIKDAVVNAGGSSIIGY, from the coding sequence ATGATGTATAAAGTTCAAGTGCGTTTTTTATTTCATTCAGATATAAAAATAAAAATACCTGAAATTTATAATGATTCAATTTTTGATGATTTATTTGGAATATTGGAGGATGTAAATAGAAAATATAACTCCTACTCAGAAAATTCGTATATTGATAAGATTAATAAAAATAGTGGGCATTTTGTAAAAGTGGATTTGCAAACCATTGAAATTTTGAGGAAAATTATTTATTTATCAAAAATTATTGGTGGAGAATACGACATTACAATAATGCCTCTCATAAGGCTTTGGGGATTTTATAAACAAAATCCCGTTTTGCCGTGTTTTGAAGAAATAAAAAAGGCTAAAAAACTTATTGACTATAAAAAGATTATCGTTGATAGGAAGAGAAGCCGTATAAAAATTGGGAAAAATCAGGAAATTATAACAGGTTCATTTATAAAGGCTTATGCGATTGAAAAAATGGTTAATAGAATGCGAGAGATGGGAATAAAAGATGCTGTCGTAAATGCTGGAGGGAGCAGCATTATTGGCTATTGA